The sequence CGGTGAAGTCGTAGTCGATCAGGCGCGGGTAGTGCCGCTCCATCAGCCCGATCACGGCGAACGCCAGGAACGACGGGATCATCGCCTGGCCGCGCTTGAAGACGTAGCCGCGGTCCTGGATGGTCTGCATGATCGACGCGTACGTCGACGGGCGGCCGATGCCCAGCTCCTCGAGGGCCTTGACCAGCGACGCCTCCGTGTAGCGGGCGGGCGGCTGGGTGTGGTGGCCCTGCGCGGTCAGCTCCTCGGCGGCCAACGGCTGGTCCTTGACCAGGGTCGGCAGCCGCCGCTCGGCGTCCTCGGCCTCGGCGTTCTCGTCGTCGCTCGACTCGACGTACGCGCGCAGGAAGCCCGGGTCGGTGATGGTCTTGCCGGTCGCCCCGAAGTCGGCCTCCTCCTGTGCCGAGGAGACCGCGCGAATCCGCACCGAGACGCTGGAGCCGACCGCGTCGGTCATCTGCGAGGCGATGGTGCGCCGCCAGATCAGCTCGTAGAGCTTGAACTCCTCGGCGGAGAGCTCCTTGGCCACGTCGCCCGGGGTGCGGAAGTTGTCCCCCGCCGGACGGATCGCCTCGTGCGCCTCCTGCGCGTTCTTCACCTTGCCGGTGTAGCGGCGCGGCTCCGGCGGCACGCTGCGCTCGCCGTACAGCTCGACGATCTGCCGGCGGGCCGCCGCGATGGCGGTCTCCGACAGGTTCACCGAGTCGGTACGCATGTAGGTGATGTAGCCGTTCTCGTAGAGCCGCTGCGCGGTGCGCATCGTCTGCTGGGACGAGAACCGCAGCTTGCGGGCCGCCTCCTGCTGGAGGGTGGAGGTGATGAACGGCGCGTACGGGCGGCGGCGGTAGGGCTTCTCCTCGACCCGGGTGACCGTGAACGGGCGGCCCTCCAGGCGGGCGGCCAGCCCCCGGGCCCCGCCCTCGTCGAGGTGCACCACGCCCGCGCCGGCCTTCACCCGGCCGGTGGTCGGCTCGAAGTCCTTGCCGGTGGCGATCCGGTCGCCGTTCAGCGCGATCAGCGTGGCGTTGAAGGCGCGCGGCCCGTCACCGGCATTCGCCACCGCGAGGCTGGCCAGGATGTCCCAGTACTCGGCGGTGCGGAAGGCCATCCGCTGCCGCTCCCGCTCGACCACGATCCGGGTCGCCACGGACTGCACCCGGCCCGCCGAGAGCTTCGGCATGACCTTCTTCCACAGCACCGGCGAGACCTCGTAGCCGTACAGCCGGTCCAGGATGCGCCGGGCCTCCTGGGCGTCGACCAGGTCCCGGTCGATCTCCCGCGGGTTGGCCACCGCGGCCTGGATGGCCGGCTTGGTGATCTCGTGGAAGACCATCCGCCGGACCGGCACCTTGGGCTTGAGCGTCTCCACCAGGTGCCAGGCGATCGCCTCGCCCTCGCGGTCCTCGTCCGTGGCCAGGAAGATCTCGTCGACCTCCTTGGCCAGCTTGGTCAGCTTGCTGATCTGCTGCTTCCGGTCCGACGAGACCACGTAGAGGGCGTGGAAGCCGTTGTCGACGTCCACACCGAGCCGCGCCCACGGCTCGCCCTTGTACTTGGCCGGCACGTCGGCGGCGTTGCGGGGCAGGTCCCGGACGTGGCCGAAGCTGGCCTCCACGACGTACCCCGGGCCCAGGTAGCCCGAGATCGTCTTGGCCTTCGCCGGTGACTCGACGATGACCAGACGGGTGGTTCCGGCGTTGCTCGGCACGTCTCTCTCCGACCTCACTCCTGCGTTCAGCCCGTGCCCGGGCCGACCTACCTCATGCCCGTTTCAGGCAGTGTTGCACCAGCCGGACCACCGGCGGTCCGGATGTCCAACGTAACGCGCCGTCCGCGCTCCGGGTTCCGTGGGCGGCAAACGCCGGTTCGGGCGATCCGGTCGGCCACGCCGCCGGACGGCGCCACCGTACACCGTGGGTAGGGTGTCGAGCGGGTCACTGTGACGATCACGCACCCTCGGGCGGACCGGCACCCGCCGTTTTTCCGGTCAAAAGCGCTGCCGGCAGTGTCCGGGATCGGACAATCGGCACCGCTTGCGCCCGGGTCAGCCGGCGCCCGGCCACTCGGCGGCCGGGGCCGCCGGCGGGCGGTCACCCACCAGCTCGGCCAGCCGGGCCACCCGCCGCCCGGTGATCCGGTACGCGGGCCCGCCCTCCTCCGGCTCCACGAACGCCCCCGGCAGCCCCACCGCGGCCAGCGCCGCGCGTACCCGCGGCCAGCACTCCTCGTCGCCGAGACCGAGGCCGAGCCGGACCCCGGCCGCCTCGACCGCCCCGGCGGCGGCCAGCCAGAGCCGCAGCCGGCGCCCGTTGAGGTGGAAATTGGCCGGGGGCCGCTTCACCGTGCCGTGCAGCCAGGCCGTGGCCAGCGGCGCCAGGGTGGTCGCGTACGCGCTGCGGACCAGGTGCCGCCCGTCCTCGGTCGGCTCCCAGCTCGCTGCCACACCCCGCGCGTCCAGCTCGGCCACCAACACGTGCACCCGCCAGGCGGCCGGCACCACCACGGCGAGCCGCGCCGTGCCGCCCATCCGCACCACCTCCCCCGGCCCGGCGAGCAGGCCGGCCAGATCCGCCAGGGACGGATCCGCCGCCTCGGTGGAGAACAGCGAGGGCTGGCGGACCGGGTGCGGGGATGGTGGCGTCAGCGACACTCCGGGACCTCGTCGAAGGCCTCTTTGAGCTCGGGCGAGTTGAGCTTGCTGGTGTCCAGCGCGCTCGCGTCGTACTCCTTGTTGAGGGTGTCCACCGCGGCCCGCACCCCGTCGTAGAAGGGCCCGGGCTGGGCGGTGTCGAGCCGGTCGATGGCGTCCCGGGCCCGGCCGTACGCGTCCCGCATCTTGCCCAACGAGGTGCGGAACCCGGCGGAGATCTCCTCGCCGTGATCGGTCTCCGGCACGCCGGCCTGCTCGACTCCGCGCCGAGCGGTCTCGCTGGCCTCCTCGGCCCCGGCGAAGAGCCGGACCAGGTTCTCCTTGGCCTGCGCCGGGGTGGTCTGCGCGGTCATCTGCTGCTGGGTGCTGCTGGTCAGCTTGTTGATCTCGGCGCGCCACGGGGTGAGCGCCTGACAGACCGAGGCGGCCCAGGCCCGGGGGCTGGGGCCGCCGCCGCACCCGGCGAGCAGGAGGCCGAGTGTGGCCAGGACCACCGTGAGCTTTCCGGCGGTTGCCGCCCGGCGGGTACGCATGCGAAGCAGCGTACGGCCTCCGGGTGGAACCGCCAGTGGTCAGGTTTCGGGCCCGGGACCCGCCGGACGGACCGGTTCCCGGCCGGCAGGGGCGCCGACCGGGAACCGTCATCGTCTCGTCGGGTCAGGCGCCGACCGGTGCCACCCGCTCCTCCGGGCTGCCCGCGCCGGCGTCGCCGCCGCTGTCGGAGTCGCCCATCGCGACGCCCTTGCGCTTGCTGAACAGCACGGCCACCACGATGACCAGCGCGGCCACCACGGCGATCGTGATCCGCAGGGCGTTGTTCTTGTCCTCGCCCACGCTCCAGGCCACCACGGCCGGCGCGATCAGCAGCGAGACCAGGTTCATCACCTTGATCAGCGGGTTGATCGCCGGGCCGGCGGTGTCCTTGAACGGGTCGCCGACGGTGTCGCCGATGACGGTCGCCGCGTGCGACTCGGAGCCCTTGCCGCCGTACGCGCCGTCCTCCACCAGCTTCTTGCCGTTGTCCCAGGCGCCACCGGAGTTGGCCAGGAAGACCGCCATCAGCGTGCCCGCCCCGATCGCCCCGGCCAGGTACGACGCCAGCGCGCCCGGGCCGAGCCCGAAGCCGACCGCGATCGGCGCCATGATGGCCAGCAGGCCGGGGGTCATCAGCTCACGCTGCGCGTCCCGGGTGCAGATGTCGACGACCTTGCCGTACTCGGGGCGCTGGGTGCGGTCCATGATCCCGGGCAGCTCGCGGAACTGCCGGCGTACCTCCATCACCACGGCGCCGGCCGAGCGGGAGACCGCGTTGATGGCCAGGCCGGAGAAGAGGAAGACCACCGCCGCGCCGACGATCAACCCGACCAGGTTGCGCGGGTTGGCCACGTTGAGCAGGTCGGTGATCGCGGCCTCGACGTTCTGCACCTTCGCGTCGCCGAACGCGGTCTTCAGCGTGTCGGTGTACGAGCCGAACAGCGCGGTCGCGGCCAGCACCGCGGTGGCGATGGCGATGCCCTTGGTGATCGCCTTGGTGGTGTTGCCGACCGCGTCCAGCTCGGTCAGCGTCCGGGCGCCGTGCTCGTCGATGTCGCCGGACATCTCGGCCACGCCCTGGGCGTTGTCGGAGATCGGGCCGAAGGTGTCCATCGCGACGATGACGCCGACGGTGGTGAGCAGGCCGGTGCCGGCCAGCGCGACCGCGAACAGCGACAGGGTGATCGAGCTGCCGCCGAGCAGGAACGCGCCGAAGACGCCGGCGCCGATCAGCAGCGCCGAGTAGACCGCCGACTCCAGGCCGATGCTGATGCCGGCGAGGATGACGGTGGCCGGGCCGGTCTGGGAGCTCTTGCCGATGTCCTGCACCGGGCGCCGGTTGGTCTCGGTGAAGTAGCCGGTGAGCGCCTGGATCGCGGCGGCCAGCACGATGCCGATCACCACCGCGCCGATGGCCAGCCCGCGGGGGCCGAACGGCGGCTCGCCGTCGGTGACGTTGAGCGTCGCACGCCAGTTGTCGCCGAGCAGGTCCGCCCAGGTCGGCTTCAGGTAGCCGAACACGGCGATCGCCACCAGCACCGCGGAGACCAGGGCGGAGAGGTAGAAGGCCCGGTTGATCGCGGTCAGCCCGTTGCGGTCGGAGGCGCGCAGCCGGGTGATGAAGACGCCGACGATCGCCACCAGCACGCCGATCGTGGAGATGATCAGCGGCAGGACCAGGCCCTCGTTGCCGAACGCGGCCCGGCCGAGGATCAGCGCGGCGACCAGGGTGACCGCGTACGACTCGAAGAGGTCGGCGGCCATGCCGGCGCAGTCACCGACGTTGTCGCCCACGTTGTCGGCGATGGTGGCCGCGTTGCGCGGGTCGTCCTCCGGGATGCCCTGCTCGACCTTGCCGACCAGGTCGGCGCCGACGTCGGCGGCCTTGGTGAAGATGCCGCCGCCGACCCGCATGAACATGGCGAGCAGCGCGGCGCCGAAGCCGAAGCCCTCCAGCACGGTCGGGGCGTCGCCCTTGTAGAGCAGGACGACCAGCGCGGCGCCGAAGAGACCGAGGCCGACGGTGAGGAAGCCGACCACCCCACCGGTCCGGAAGGCGATCTTCATGGCGCCCTCGCGCCCGCCTTCCCGCTCCCGGGCGGCCGCGGCGACCCGCAGGTTGGCGCGGGTGGCCAGCCACATGCCGGCACCACCGATGAACGCGCTGAACAGTGCGCCCACCACGAAGAACGCCGACCGGCCGATCTTCACCAGGGTCTCGTTGCCGTCGGTGTCGTGCACCGGCAGCAGGAACAGCAGCACGACGGCGATGACCACGAAGATCGCCAGGGTGCGGAACTGCCGGAGCAGGTACGCCGAGGCGCCCTCCTGCACGGCGCCGGAGATCTCCTGCATGTTCTTGGTGCCCGTACCGGCTGCCAGCACCGCCTTGGTCAAGGTGGCGGCGAAGACGAGCGCCACCAGCGCGATGACCGCGGCGATGACGACGTACGTCATGTTGGCTCCGGTAAGGGACAGCGCGCCGCCGTCGGCGGCCAAGGTCCCGGACATCTATGTCCTCCTGTACCGAACACTCGCGTCGATCTGTGGAGACGCACGGACCGACGCCTGGATGCGGATCGCAAGCGAGCGCCAACCCACCCCGGCGGACCAGCGATGAACACCCATTCCGGCTGGCTGCGGGACGGATCACTTGCTGATAACCCGCGTACTGTAGCCCTCCGGCGTGCTGAGGGTCACACCGAGGGGGCACCTATCGCGATGATCTTCGTCGCTGTGCTATGCGAAAAAGTTTGATATATGGCCCGGGCAGCACGACGAGGCCGCGCTCCCCGAGCGGGAACGCGGCCTGCGGCGTGGGTTCAGGTCAGCGGCCGACCGGCCACACCATCCGGACCTCGGTGCCGACGCCCTCGTCGACCGGGCGCACCTGGAGGTCCTCGACGAAGCCGGCGAGCAGGGCGAAGCCGACGCCGGTGGTCAGCGCGTCCTCGCTGAGCGACTCCTTGGCCAACTCGTCGGGGGGCAGGGCGGCGAGACCGATGCTCGCCTCGATCGGGGCGCGGTCCACCACCCGGACCGTGTACGCCCCGCTGTCGGACATTTCCACCAGCACCGGGTCGGGCAGCCCGTACTGTCGGTGCAGGGCGACCGCCCGGGTGCACGCCTCACCGATCGCCAGGCGCACCTCGTCGAGCAGGTCCTCGCGTACGCCGGCACGGCGGGCCACCGCGACGCCGACCAGGCGGGCGGTGCGGACGTGCACCGGGGCCGGAGAGAAGGAGAGCTTGACCGTCGCCATCACGCGCCGGTGCCGGTCGGGTCGGCGCTGATCGCCGCATCGACCGTGGGATGCAGCGGGAAGACCTGGTCCAGCGCGGTGATCCGGAAGATCTTGAGCAGTGGCTCCTTGTCGCAGACCAGGGCGAAGGAGCCGTCGGCCGAGCGCAGCCGCTTCAGGGCACCGACCAGCACGCCCAGGCCGGTCGAGTCGAGGAAGTCGACCCGCCCCAGGTCGACCACGACCCGGCGGGCACCGCCGTCGATCAGCTCGAGAAGCCGTTCCCGCAGGCGTGGCGCGGTGTAGACGTCCACCTCACCGCCGACCTCGAGCACCGTGTGCTCCCCCACGGTGCGGGTCGCCAGCGACAGCTCCATCGGCCCCTCCTCGGTAAGCTCTCCTGGGCATCTAACCATCCCCGCCGGGACATCCCTTGGTCACCGGCCAAGGCACTCCCTTACCCAGGCGCCCCGCTTTTCATCTCCCCGACCGTGTCCCGAAGGTGCAGGACGTGACCCACGACAGCTCCAGCTCGGCGCGCCGACCGCCGGCCGAGCTGCTGCGGCGGCTGCGCGCCCGGCACACGTGCGACCCGGTCACCCACGTCGAGCGGGTGCCGGCCCGGGCCGGGGAGCCGGCACCGTGGCCGGCGTGGGTCCCCGAGGAGCTGCGGGCGGCGTTCGCCGGGCGCGGCGTGGTCGCCCCCTGGCGGCACCAGACCGAGGCCGCCGAGCTGGCGTACGCCGGGCAGCACGTGGTGGTGGCCACCGGGACGGCGTCCGGCAAGTCCCTGGCGTACCAACTGCCGGCGCTGGCCACCCTGCTCGCCGACCCGCGCGCCACCGTGCTCTACCTGGCCCCGACCAAGGCGCTCGCCGCCGACCAGCTGCGCGCCGTCGCCGGCTTGGAGCTGGCAGGGGTACGCCCCGCCTGCTACGACGGCGACACCCCGCGCGCCGAGCGGGAGTGGATCCGCCGGCACTCCCGGTTCGTGCTGACGAACCCGGACATGCTGCACCACGGCATCCTGCCCGGGCACGCGCACTGGTCCGGGTTCCTGCGCCGGCTCGCGTACGTGGTGATCGACGAGTGCCATACCTACCGGGGCGTGTTCGGCTCGCACGTGGCGCACGTGCTGCGCCGGCTTCGTCGACAGTGCGCGAAGTACGGGCGTACCCCCGGTCAGGCGCTCGTGGGCTCGCGCAGCACCCCGGTCTTCGTGCTGGCGTCCGCCACGTCGGGCGACCCGGCGGCGGCGGCCGGGCGGCTCACCGGCCTGCCGGTCACCGCCGTCACCGAGGACACGTCGCCGCGCGGCGGAGTGACCTTCGCGCTCTGGGAGCCACCGCTGCTGCCTGCTGATGCGTCGGCCTCGGCAGCGGACCTGGCGCCCGTCCGCCGGTCGGCGCTGCGGGAGACCGCCGACCTGCTCGCCGACAGCGTCGTCGAAGGGGTACGCACCCTCGCCTTCGTCCGGTCCCGGCGCGGTGCCGAGGTGGTCGCCGCCAACGCCCGCCGTGCGCTCGACGAGGCGGTGCCCGGGCTGGGTGACCGGGTGGCCGCCTACCGGGCGGGCTACCTGCGCGAGGAGCGGCGCGAGCTGGAACGCGCCCTGCTGCACGGCGACCTGCTCGGGCTCGCCTCCACCAGCGCCCTCGAGCTCGGGGTCGACCTGGTCGGGCTGGACGCGGTGCTGATCTGCGGCTGGCCGGGCACCCGGGCGTCGCTCTGGCAGCAGGCCGGCCGGGCCGGACGCTCCGGCGAGGAGGCGCTGGCCGTGCTGGTGGCCCGGGACGACCCGCTCGACACCTACCTGGTGCACCATCCCGAGGCGCTGTTCGGCCGGCCCGTCGAGGCCACCGTGCTCGACCCGGCCAACCCGTACGTGCTCGCCCCGCAGCTCGCCTGCGCCGCGTTCGAGGCCCCGCTCACCCCGGCCGACCTGGAACTCTTCGGGGAGGGCGCGAAGGAGGCGGTCGACTCGCTGGTCGAGGCCGGGGCGCTGCGGCAGCGGCCGACCGGCTGGTACTGGCGGCACCGGGAACGCCCCGAGGTCGACCTGCGCGGCGAGGACGGGGCGCCGGTCTGCGTGGTCGAGGCGGCCACCGGGCGGCTGCTCGGCACCGTCGACGGTGGCTCCGCGCACTTCCTGCTCCACGCCGGCGCGGTCTACCTGCACCAGGGCGTCTCGTACGTGGTCGACTCGCTCGACCTGGCCGACGGATGCGCGCTGGTGCACGCCGAGGAGCCGGACTGGTCCACCCACGCCCGGGACGTCACCTCGCTGTCCGTGGTGTCGGTCCGGTCGTACGTGGACGCCGGGCCGGTCGGGCTCTTCCTCGGCGAGGTCGACGTGACCAGCCAGGTGGTGTCGTACCAGCGGCGGCGGATCGCCACCGGCGAGGTGATCGACACCCGACCACTGGACCTGCCGGCCCGGGAGCTGCGTACCGTCGCCGTCTGGTTCACCCTCTCCCCGGAGTCGCTGGCTCTCGCCGGTGTGGAGCCGGCCGATGTGCCCGGTGGGCTGCACGCCGCCGAGCACGCCGCGATCGGCCTGCTGCCGCTGATCGCGACCTGCGACCGCTGGGACATCGGCGGGCTGTCCACCGCCCTGCACCCCGACACCGAGGCACCTACCGTCTTCGTCTACGACGGCCACCCGGGCGGGGCGGGCTTCGCCGAGCGGGCGTACGGGACCGCGGCGGCCTGGCTGCGCGCCACCCGGGACGCGATCGCCGAGTGCGGCTGCGAGTCGGGGTGCCCGTCCTGCGTCCAGTCTCCGAAGTGCGGCAACGGCAACAATCCGCTCTCCAAACCGGATGCCGTCCGGGTCCTCGACGTGGTCCTCGGCAGCCTGCCGGCGCCTGCCGGCACTGGTGATGAGCGCGGCGCGGCCCGGGACCGGGCGCACGGCGACGCCACGAACGAACGCGGCGCGGCCGTGCCGCGGCAGGAGGGGCGGCCGCTGGAGCGATCGGTCAGCGAGGGCCGGGCCGCGGAGACCGGCTGACCCCGCTGCCGCGCCTGCGCTCCGCCGGCCGGTGCGGCTGCCGGGACGCCGCGCTCTGGTGCACCGGGTGCGGCCCGGCGGGGCCACGCCGAGGGGGCGAATTGTGCGAAACTCCGGCGTTCATTTTGTTGAAGGAGACCGGATGCAGCTCGACAGCTTGCAGACTCAGCACCAGTTCCTCATCCGCCAGCGGATCCGGATGATGGTCAACCAGTACGAGGTCCACGCCGTGGCGCCGGACGGCTCCGAGGGGGCGCTGCTCGCGTTCGCGCAGCAGAAGCGGATGGCGTTCAAGGAGCAGGTGACCATCTACACCGACGACTCCAAGCAGCACGCGCTGCTCGGCTTCAAGGCCCGCCAGGTGATCGACCTCGGTGCCACGTACGACGTGACCGACCACGCCGGCACCCCGATCGGCCTGTTCCGCAAGGACTTCGCCCAGTCGCTGCTGCGATCCACCTGGCACGTCGAGCAGGACGGCCTGCCGCAGATCACCGGGCAGGAGCGCAGTCTGCCGGTGGCGCTGCTGCGCCGGTTCGTCGACTCGCTCTCGTGGCTGCCCTACCACTTCGACTTCGTGGCCGGCGGCCAGCCGGTCTTCACGGTCGTCAAGAAGTGGGGCCTCCGCGACCGCTACCTCGTCGAGATCCAGCACCCGCAGATCGACCGCCGGCTGGTCATCGCCATGGCAGTCGCGCTCGACGCGTTGCAGAGCCGCTGAGCGGCCACCCCGCTCGTCGGCCGACGGGCGGTCCGGATTCCACCGGACCCCGCCCGGCCCGGGCCATCAGATTCCATGCGGGTGGCCCGGGTCAGGGCGGAGGACCATGTCAGCCACGCACCGGGCCGGCCCGGGACGTCGCGGTGACGGTGCGTACCAGCCCGGGCAGCGGGGCGACCCTGACCTCGGCCGTGACCACGACATCGAGCCCATCGAGCCGACAGCTCACCAGCCGCCCGCCGTTGGCCCGAGCGAGCTCGTCGGCTTGGCCGCAGGCGACGCTGTCGCTCTCGAGCGCCCGGCCGGCGCCCGCCAGGGCCCCGAAGTCCGCCGCGTTCCGGGCCTGCTGCCGTGCCAGCCAGGCCGCACCGAGCGCCGCGCCGAAGAGCCCGACCAGCACGAACACCAGACCGACGGCGAGCAGACAGACGGTCGCCCCGCCCCGATCCGTCGCTCGGCGACCCGGGATGTCGACCCGCCGACCGGACTGCCGCGCGCCGCGAACCAGCAGTCGAGCATTCCTCACGATCGTGGTCCCGGCGTACCTGGTTCCACGGCGGCCACCGCGGTGGCCGACACGGTGATCCGGGGCAGCCGCGCGCCAAGTGCCCGGACCGGGGCCCGGACCATCGCGGTGACCCGGTCGCCGGAGACGGTCACCGAGATGTCCGCACCGGCGGGGGCGTGCCGGGCACCGGCCGCCGAACCCGGCTCTCCCCGGGAGGCGGCCAGCGCCGCCTCCCGGGCCGCGGCCAGGCATCCGGCCCGCGTGGTCACCGCCTCGACCGCGGTGAGGCCGGTGAGGAGCAGCAGGACGAGCGCCGGCAGGCCGGCCGCCAACTCGGCAGTGAACGAGCCCCGCTCCCCGTCGCCCCACCGCCGCCCCGGCGCGGTGGCTTCGGTCGCCACCACCGGGCCGGGCGAGCACGCGGCCGGAAGGAAAGCCTCCGCCCGGCCGGGCGAGCACGCGGCCGGGAGGGAAACCTCCGCCGCTCCGGGCGAGCAGGCGTTCGGGAGGGGAGCCTTCGCTGCCCCGGGCACCTCGGCCCGGTGCGGCCCTGCCGAATCCGGACCGTGCCGATGGCGGCCGGCCCGCCGGCGCCCGGTCACTTCAGCGCCCGGTCGATGACGGCGGTGAGCGCGGACTGCACGTTGCCCGAGGTCAGCACCTTGAGCAGGATGCCGGCGAAGGCCACCGCGGCCAGCGTGCCGACGGCGTACTCGGCCGTGTTCATCCCGGCGTCACCCCGCAGACGGGCGAGAAGTTTACGCATGTCGTACTCCTTTCTCGTGGGTTCACAGCACGTCGCCGAGAACGGCGACGATCACCGGCACCAGACCGGCGAGAATGAAGGCGGGCAGGAAACAGAGCCCGAGCGGCAGCACGATCAGAACGCCCGCCCGCCGGGCCGACGCCTCGGCCGTGATGGCCCGGTCGGACCGCAGTTCGTCGGCGAGACGGGTGAGCGCGCCGGCCAGCGCCGTACCGCTGTTGGATGAGCGGATCGCGGCGGCCACCAGGCGCTCGGCACCGGCCACGGGATCCAGGTGGGCCCACGCTTCCGCCGCCGTACCGCCCAGCTCCAGCGTCCGGCCCACCCGCCCGAGCCGGCCGGCGAGCGGGCCGCCGAGCGCCTCGGCGACCGCCAGCACCGACCGGTCGACCGGAGCGCCCGCCCGGAGCGCGGCCGCGAGCAGATCCGCGGCGAGGGGCAGGTCGGCGACCTCCCGGAGCCGACGGTCGCGGACGGCCC comes from Micromonospora viridifaciens and encodes:
- a CDS encoding sodium-translocating pyrophosphatase, with the translated sequence MSGTLAADGGALSLTGANMTYVVIAAVIALVALVFAATLTKAVLAAGTGTKNMQEISGAVQEGASAYLLRQFRTLAIFVVIAVVLLFLLPVHDTDGNETLVKIGRSAFFVVGALFSAFIGGAGMWLATRANLRVAAAAREREGGREGAMKIAFRTGGVVGFLTVGLGLFGAALVVLLYKGDAPTVLEGFGFGAALLAMFMRVGGGIFTKAADVGADLVGKVEQGIPEDDPRNAATIADNVGDNVGDCAGMAADLFESYAVTLVAALILGRAAFGNEGLVLPLIISTIGVLVAIVGVFITRLRASDRNGLTAINRAFYLSALVSAVLVAIAVFGYLKPTWADLLGDNWRATLNVTDGEPPFGPRGLAIGAVVIGIVLAAAIQALTGYFTETNRRPVQDIGKSSQTGPATVILAGISIGLESAVYSALLIGAGVFGAFLLGGSSITLSLFAVALAGTGLLTTVGVIVAMDTFGPISDNAQGVAEMSGDIDEHGARTLTELDAVGNTTKAITKGIAIATAVLAATALFGSYTDTLKTAFGDAKVQNVEAAITDLLNVANPRNLVGLIVGAAVVFLFSGLAINAVSRSAGAVVMEVRRQFRELPGIMDRTQRPEYGKVVDICTRDAQRELMTPGLLAIMAPIAVGFGLGPGALASYLAGAIGAGTLMAVFLANSGGAWDNGKKLVEDGAYGGKGSESHAATVIGDTVGDPFKDTAGPAINPLIKVMNLVSLLIAPAVVAWSVGEDKNNALRITIAVVAALVIVVAVLFSKRKGVAMGDSDSGGDAGAGSPEERVAPVGA
- a CDS encoding ATP-binding protein, coding for MMATVKLSFSPAPVHVRTARLVGVAVARRAGVREDLLDEVRLAIGEACTRAVALHRQYGLPDPVLVEMSDSGAYTVRVVDRAPIEASIGLAALPPDELAKESLSEDALTTGVGFALLAGFVEDLQVRPVDEGVGTEVRMVWPVGR
- a CDS encoding STAS domain-containing protein is translated as MELSLATRTVGEHTVLEVGGEVDVYTAPRLRERLLELIDGGARRVVVDLGRVDFLDSTGLGVLVGALKRLRSADGSFALVCDKEPLLKIFRITALDQVFPLHPTVDAAISADPTGTGA
- a CDS encoding DEAD/DEAH box helicase → MQDVTHDSSSSARRPPAELLRRLRARHTCDPVTHVERVPARAGEPAPWPAWVPEELRAAFAGRGVVAPWRHQTEAAELAYAGQHVVVATGTASGKSLAYQLPALATLLADPRATVLYLAPTKALAADQLRAVAGLELAGVRPACYDGDTPRAEREWIRRHSRFVLTNPDMLHHGILPGHAHWSGFLRRLAYVVIDECHTYRGVFGSHVAHVLRRLRRQCAKYGRTPGQALVGSRSTPVFVLASATSGDPAAAAGRLTGLPVTAVTEDTSPRGGVTFALWEPPLLPADASASAADLAPVRRSALRETADLLADSVVEGVRTLAFVRSRRGAEVVAANARRALDEAVPGLGDRVAAYRAGYLREERRELERALLHGDLLGLASTSALELGVDLVGLDAVLICGWPGTRASLWQQAGRAGRSGEEALAVLVARDDPLDTYLVHHPEALFGRPVEATVLDPANPYVLAPQLACAAFEAPLTPADLELFGEGAKEAVDSLVEAGALRQRPTGWYWRHRERPEVDLRGEDGAPVCVVEAATGRLLGTVDGGSAHFLLHAGAVYLHQGVSYVVDSLDLADGCALVHAEEPDWSTHARDVTSLSVVSVRSYVDAGPVGLFLGEVDVTSQVVSYQRRRIATGEVIDTRPLDLPARELRTVAVWFTLSPESLALAGVEPADVPGGLHAAEHAAIGLLPLIATCDRWDIGGLSTALHPDTEAPTVFVYDGHPGGAGFAERAYGTAAAWLRATRDAIAECGCESGCPSCVQSPKCGNGNNPLSKPDAVRVLDVVLGSLPAPAGTGDERGAARDRAHGDATNERGAAVPRQEGRPLERSVSEGRAAETG
- a CDS encoding LURP-one-related/scramblase family protein — protein: MQLDSLQTQHQFLIRQRIRMMVNQYEVHAVAPDGSEGALLAFAQQKRMAFKEQVTIYTDDSKQHALLGFKARQVIDLGATYDVTDHAGTPIGLFRKDFAQSLLRSTWHVEQDGLPQITGQERSLPVALLRRFVDSLSWLPYHFDFVAGGQPVFTVVKKWGLRDRYLVEIQHPQIDRRLVIAMAVALDALQSR
- a CDS encoding Rv3654c family TadE-like protein yields the protein MLVRGARQSGRRVDIPGRRATDRGGATVCLLAVGLVFVLVGLFGAALGAAWLARQQARNAADFGALAGAGRALESDSVACGQADELARANGGRLVSCRLDGLDVVVTAEVRVAPLPGLVRTVTATSRAGPVRG
- a CDS encoding TadE family type IV pilus minor pilin, yielding MVATEATAPGRRWGDGERGSFTAELAAGLPALVLLLLTGLTAVEAVTTRAGCLAAAREAALAASRGEPGSAAGARHAPAGADISVTVSGDRVTAMVRAPVRALGARLPRITVSATAVAAVEPGTPGPRS
- a CDS encoding DUF4244 domain-containing protein, whose protein sequence is MRKLLARLRGDAGMNTAEYAVGTLAAVAFAGILLKVLTSGNVQSALTAVIDRALK
- a CDS encoding type II secretion system F family protein; the encoded protein is MLRQVVAGSCLAGAALLLVAGGGRARPGRRLRLLVRPAVAERARPAWWPDRIRLGAGLAGVAALVVVGGWVGLIAGVLAGLAADRLLRRIEPRAVRDRRLREVADLPLAADLLAAALRAGAPVDRSVLAVAEALGGPLAGRLGRVGRTLELGGTAAEAWAHLDPVAGAERLVAAAIRSSNSGTALAGALTRLADELRSDRAITAEASARRAGVLIVLPLGLCFLPAFILAGLVPVIVAVLGDVL